A region of Paraburkholderia sp. BL23I1N1 DNA encodes the following proteins:
- the dapA gene encoding 4-hydroxy-tetrahydrodipicolinate synthase, protein MKDFAGSIVAIVTPMREDGSLDFESLGNLIDWHIESGTAAICVAGTTGEASTLSFDEHREISEFTVNRVAKRCPVMVGAGSNSTHEAVELTLMAKQIGADATLQVTPYYVRPSQDGLYKHFVTVSEAVDLPMMLYNVPTRTGIDLSVETTLRLAQVPGIFGLKDATGNLERAGALLGLRPEGFKVFSGDDATSVPLMLLGGDGTVSVSANVVPVAAARVSVLAKGGNAKAAAALHLKLLPLHAALFVESSPAPTKWALTTLGRASPFCRSPIVELSETARGTVLRGMERAEAFETAVSVDLESNETPIGLALG, encoded by the coding sequence ATGAAAGATTTCGCCGGAAGTATCGTTGCAATTGTTACGCCGATGCGCGAGGACGGTTCTCTTGACTTTGAATCTCTGGGAAACCTAATCGACTGGCATATCGAAAGTGGTACCGCCGCGATATGCGTGGCGGGAACAACGGGCGAGGCATCCACGCTTTCCTTCGACGAGCATCGCGAGATTTCGGAGTTCACGGTCAATCGCGTGGCCAAGCGGTGCCCGGTCATGGTAGGAGCCGGGTCGAACTCTACACACGAAGCCGTCGAGCTAACTCTCATGGCTAAGCAAATCGGCGCGGACGCCACGTTGCAAGTCACTCCCTACTACGTCAGGCCGTCGCAAGATGGTCTGTATAAGCACTTTGTGACTGTTTCTGAGGCCGTCGACCTCCCGATGATGCTCTATAACGTTCCCACAAGAACGGGTATTGACCTGAGCGTCGAAACGACGTTGCGCCTCGCGCAAGTCCCGGGAATCTTCGGTCTGAAAGACGCGACGGGAAATCTGGAGCGCGCCGGCGCCCTGTTGGGGCTGCGACCGGAGGGATTCAAGGTCTTCTCGGGCGACGATGCCACATCTGTCCCGCTGATGCTCCTGGGAGGCGACGGCACCGTTAGCGTTAGCGCCAATGTTGTCCCTGTGGCAGCCGCACGGGTCAGCGTGCTGGCAAAGGGCGGAAATGCTAAAGCTGCCGCCGCGCTTCATTTAAAGCTCCTGCCGTTACACGCAGCCTTGTTCGTTGAAAGCAGCCCAGCGCCAACGAAATGGGCATTGACCACGCTTGGGAGGGCTTCGCCCTTTTGCAGGTCACCAATCGTTGAATTGTCTGAAACCGCTCGCGGCACGGTGCTCCGGGGGATGGAGCGAGCGGAAGCGTTTGAAACCGCAGTGTCCGTTGATTTGGAAAGCAACGAGACCCCCATCGGTCTGGCTCTCGGCTGA
- a CDS encoding VOC family protein, whose translation MLKSLGYLGVNTTDVEGWRKYGTSFLGMQAAKSDGQALSFRMDGAQQRLTVAEASHNGLSHMGWEVDGAVALDGLAARLERAGVSVRHGSNELCEQRRVTDLIVFSDPVGNRLEAFYGLGVASEPFIPGRTMSGFRTGDMGIGHAVLMVPDATAVLAFYRELLGFRLSDYFERPFKAFFLHLNQRHHSLAILQMGTPGIHHLMFETLSLDDVGQAYDLALIDEGRIATTIGRHTNDQVVSFYARSPSGFLVECGWGGLSVDVDTWKPYEVVHGPSLWGHDRDWLPPEKQEEARQIRFAAARNGARAPVHVIDGLYDASPT comes from the coding sequence ATGCTTAAATCATTAGGATACCTAGGCGTTAATACAACCGATGTCGAAGGTTGGAGAAAATACGGAACTTCGTTTCTCGGCATGCAGGCTGCCAAGAGCGATGGTCAGGCCCTGAGCTTCAGGATGGATGGCGCACAGCAGCGATTGACGGTCGCCGAAGCCAGCCATAACGGACTTTCGCATATGGGTTGGGAGGTGGATGGCGCGGTTGCGCTTGATGGCCTCGCGGCGCGGCTTGAGCGCGCGGGAGTGAGTGTTCGGCATGGCTCGAATGAATTGTGTGAACAGCGTCGGGTGACGGACCTAATTGTGTTCTCTGACCCGGTGGGGAATCGGCTGGAAGCTTTTTACGGTCTTGGTGTCGCTTCCGAACCATTCATCCCGGGTCGCACGATGTCAGGGTTCCGGACCGGCGACATGGGTATTGGACATGCGGTGTTGATGGTGCCCGACGCAACTGCGGTGCTTGCCTTCTACCGTGAACTCCTCGGTTTCCGGCTGAGTGATTACTTCGAGCGGCCATTCAAGGCTTTTTTCTTGCACCTGAATCAACGCCATCACAGCCTCGCGATTCTCCAGATGGGGACGCCTGGCATTCACCACCTCATGTTCGAGACGTTGAGCCTTGACGACGTTGGACAGGCTTACGACCTGGCTCTGATAGACGAAGGGCGAATTGCTACGACCATCGGTCGGCACACCAACGACCAGGTTGTCTCTTTTTATGCGAGAAGCCCGTCCGGTTTTCTGGTGGAGTGTGGCTGGGGCGGCCTCAGCGTCGATGTCGACACCTGGAAGCCCTACGAAGTGGTGCATGGCCCTAGCTTGTGGGGACACGACCGCGACTGGTTGCCGCCCGAGAAGCAGGAAGAGGCAAGGCAAATCCGCTTCGCCGCGGCGAGAAACGGTGCACGCGCTCCCGTCCACGTTATCGACGGCTTGTACGACGCATCGCCTACCTGA
- a CDS encoding MFS transporter, translating into MQQYAGNLSEADSIKRSAYRKIWLRIIPLLFLCYGFAFIDRINIGFTKLQMSDELGINATWYGIAAGAFFITYAFAEIPSNLVLAKWGARRTFVRIMVLWGLATAATAFITNVGHLITLRLLLGAFEAGFLPGIVLYFTYWFPFRMRARATAVIFVANAVAGSIAAPLSGWILTSLNGAFGLAGWRWVFLVEGLPACALGFVCFFLLRNRPADAEWLTSDEKAAVAADLASEVAPMREHLSKGVAKQILTNPTNYLVAFLFFTAACSNYLLFFWLPTIVKESGIASLVSVGFLTAVPLAMGFVGAILVSWSSDALRERRWHLVFCFCLIAGGLIASTFATESRVLMLTAFAVASFGTGASGPLIFSIPPSYLSKQAAPAGIAFISMLGNIAGFASPPLLGYIKTVTGSLASGVVAIALLAAVGALLSAVAFQKRREAVVQTRLT; encoded by the coding sequence ATGCAGCAATACGCAGGAAATCTCTCTGAAGCAGACTCGATTAAGAGGAGTGCTTATCGGAAGATTTGGCTTCGAATTATCCCGCTGCTGTTTCTTTGCTATGGGTTTGCGTTCATCGACCGAATCAACATCGGGTTCACGAAGCTCCAGATGAGCGATGAGTTGGGTATCAACGCGACCTGGTACGGTATTGCGGCTGGCGCATTTTTCATTACCTATGCTTTCGCCGAGATACCGAGCAATCTCGTTCTTGCAAAGTGGGGCGCACGACGTACCTTCGTTCGGATTATGGTGCTGTGGGGATTGGCAACTGCTGCGACGGCTTTTATTACGAACGTCGGGCACCTCATCACATTGCGACTTCTGCTCGGCGCGTTTGAGGCAGGCTTCCTTCCCGGCATCGTTCTCTACTTCACCTACTGGTTCCCGTTCCGTATGCGGGCCCGTGCAACGGCGGTCATCTTCGTTGCCAACGCCGTTGCAGGCTCAATTGCAGCGCCCCTCAGCGGATGGATTCTTACTTCGCTGAATGGTGCCTTCGGCCTTGCCGGCTGGAGATGGGTCTTCCTGGTGGAGGGGCTGCCTGCTTGCGCTCTCGGATTCGTCTGCTTTTTCTTACTGAGAAACCGTCCAGCGGATGCTGAATGGCTGACGTCCGACGAAAAGGCTGCGGTTGCAGCGGACCTTGCCAGCGAAGTCGCGCCGATGCGTGAGCATCTCTCGAAGGGTGTCGCGAAGCAGATTCTCACGAACCCCACCAACTACCTAGTGGCGTTCCTGTTCTTTACCGCTGCATGCAGCAACTACCTGCTGTTCTTCTGGCTACCGACGATTGTGAAGGAAAGTGGCATTGCCTCGCTCGTGAGCGTCGGCTTCCTGACAGCGGTTCCCCTGGCCATGGGATTTGTCGGCGCAATCCTGGTCAGTTGGAGTTCTGATGCCCTAAGAGAACGCCGCTGGCACCTCGTGTTCTGCTTTTGCCTGATTGCTGGTGGTCTCATCGCCAGCACCTTTGCGACAGAGTCGAGGGTACTGATGCTCACTGCGTTTGCCGTAGCGAGCTTCGGAACCGGAGCAAGCGGGCCGCTGATTTTCTCGATTCCACCAAGCTATCTGAGCAAACAGGCTGCGCCTGCCGGTATCGCATTCATAAGTATGTTGGGGAACATTGCAGGCTTTGCTAGCCCGCCTCTCCTCGGATACATCAAGACAGTCACCGGCAGTCTGGCGAGCGGCGTCGTAGCTATTGCGCTCCTCGCCGCGGTCGGAGCACTACTCTCTGCGGTTGCGTTCCAGAAGCGCCGGGAAGCTGTTGTACAGACGCGCTTGACGTAA
- a CDS encoding alcohol dehydrogenase catalytic domain-containing protein, with the protein METMRAARLHQIGNPMEIDEIPVPTPEVDQVLVRVEACGVVPNLGNVIKNYPIWFPDLPLPALPAIFGLDPAGVVVAVGKRVFDFKEGDRVYVNPGRACGACRSCRANDALSCERFAFSGYFGFSAKANELLRHYPYGGFAEYMTAPQQSLVRLPDSVTFDQAARFGYLGTAYAALARVNAGPGQTVIINGATGTLGLGAILLALARGTTKILAVARDMRLLERVKELSPRRIEIFSTTSGKSLSDWAASCTGGKGVDAVVDTLGPGTPAKAVTDALDCLRRGAKAVNVGGVSELVPMNLFKLMAAQVQWNGSNWFSAAQGQDMADLAACGLLDLSIFETTAFPLDRVNDALSTIGGRNGGFTNFVVKPQH; encoded by the coding sequence ATGGAAACGATGCGCGCAGCACGACTTCATCAGATTGGTAACCCCATGGAGATTGACGAGATTCCTGTACCTACTCCCGAAGTAGACCAGGTTCTGGTCCGCGTCGAAGCATGCGGTGTTGTTCCCAATCTTGGCAACGTAATCAAGAACTACCCGATTTGGTTCCCAGACCTCCCGCTGCCAGCGCTTCCGGCCATCTTCGGGCTAGACCCGGCTGGCGTCGTTGTTGCCGTTGGTAAGCGTGTCTTTGATTTCAAGGAAGGCGACCGGGTCTACGTCAATCCGGGTCGCGCATGCGGAGCATGTCGTAGCTGCCGTGCCAACGACGCGTTGAGTTGCGAGCGCTTTGCTTTTTCGGGCTACTTTGGGTTCTCGGCGAAGGCTAACGAATTGCTACGCCATTATCCATACGGCGGCTTCGCCGAATATATGACGGCTCCGCAACAGAGTCTAGTCCGTCTACCTGACTCAGTGACCTTCGACCAGGCCGCTCGCTTCGGTTACCTCGGAACTGCCTACGCCGCACTTGCCCGGGTAAATGCAGGCCCGGGACAGACGGTCATCATCAATGGCGCGACCGGCACCCTCGGATTAGGAGCCATTCTGCTTGCACTGGCTCGAGGGACGACCAAAATCCTCGCAGTGGCTCGTGACATGAGGCTGCTGGAGCGCGTCAAGGAACTCTCGCCCAGACGAATTGAGATTTTCTCGACGACATCCGGGAAGTCGTTATCGGACTGGGCCGCGTCGTGTACTGGCGGAAAGGGCGTCGACGCAGTTGTAGACACGCTTGGTCCAGGGACGCCAGCTAAGGCTGTTACCGACGCGCTGGATTGCCTGCGTCGCGGTGCGAAGGCCGTGAACGTAGGTGGTGTTTCTGAGCTCGTCCCAATGAACCTCTTCAAGCTCATGGCTGCCCAAGTGCAGTGGAATGGTTCGAACTGGTTCAGCGCCGCACAGGGTCAGGATATGGCAGACCTAGCTGCGTGCGGTCTGCTCGACCTGTCTATTTTCGAAACAACAGCTTTCCCGCTCGACCGTGTAAATGATGCGCTGTCCACAATCGGTGGCCGCAACGGCGGATTCACCAACTTTGTCGTAAAGCCTCAGCACTAA
- a CDS encoding GntR family transcriptional regulator, translating to MAIASDDSRLRRIYRETDLSAQPERRAEWVYQELLRRFVSGQYSFGERISVKDLSAETGVSRQPVMTAMLKLSLAGFVKIRPQVGCEVITPTSSEITDFFLMFGRMESLMAELAATRKTPEHINRLHLTNRQIAMLQESPAASGEAFRVLNRDFHSTIHSAAAAPGVHRFIVQQWEMADFFLAQADAFADHLEGAVAEHKQMIDAIDSGSGQRASQLTQEHIANFCTLVLDRLSA from the coding sequence ATGGCCATAGCCTCCGACGACAGCCGTCTGCGGCGCATATACAGGGAAACAGACCTCTCGGCCCAGCCAGAGCGCCGGGCCGAATGGGTCTACCAGGAACTGCTCAGGAGATTCGTCTCGGGTCAATACAGCTTTGGCGAACGAATCTCTGTCAAGGATTTGAGCGCTGAGACGGGCGTGAGCCGACAGCCCGTGATGACGGCAATGCTGAAGCTGAGTCTCGCAGGCTTTGTGAAAATCCGACCTCAGGTCGGTTGCGAAGTCATTACGCCCACCAGCAGCGAGATAACCGACTTCTTCCTGATGTTCGGAAGGATGGAGTCATTGATGGCGGAGCTGGCTGCGACTCGGAAAACACCGGAACACATCAACCGCCTGCACCTGACCAACCGGCAAATCGCGATGCTGCAAGAATCCCCAGCGGCCAGCGGAGAAGCATTCCGAGTGCTGAACCGGGATTTTCATTCCACGATTCATTCGGCCGCTGCTGCGCCAGGGGTTCATCGCTTCATTGTTCAGCAATGGGAGATGGCTGACTTTTTCCTGGCTCAAGCCGACGCCTTCGCCGACCACCTGGAAGGCGCCGTCGCCGAACATAAACAGATGATTGACGCGATTGATTCCGGCTCAGGACAGCGCGCGTCGCAACTGACTCAAGAACACATTGCGAACTTCTGCACGCTTGTGCTCGACAGGCTGTCGGCCTGA
- a CDS encoding NIPSNAP family protein, with protein MIVEMRTYTFQPGKLREWLPYFEKERFPIQQRHLGKLLGYYTADTGELNQVVQLWAYEDFEDRAARRAALWSDPEWLNPAKSTMHMIIKQESKLLLPTAFSPKV; from the coding sequence ATGATTGTTGAAATGAGGACGTATACCTTTCAACCCGGGAAGCTTCGGGAATGGTTGCCGTACTTCGAGAAGGAGAGATTTCCCATTCAGCAGCGGCACTTGGGAAAGCTACTCGGTTACTACACAGCAGACACAGGGGAACTCAATCAGGTCGTTCAGCTATGGGCCTACGAAGACTTCGAAGACCGAGCTGCCCGTCGTGCCGCGTTGTGGTCCGACCCTGAGTGGCTAAATCCAGCGAAATCGACGATGCACATGATTATTAAGCAGGAAAGCAAACTGCTTTTGCCGACAGCATTCTCGCCAAAGGTCTGA
- a CDS encoding acetolactate synthase catalytic subunit, producing MAPPVETVADVLAAALSRHEVTHVFGQSIPAAFFVVAHKFGIRQVSYRTENAGGAMADGYARISGKVGVVAAQNGPAATLLVAPLAEALKASVPLVAIVQDVPTGTVDRNAFQELDHVALFGPCAKWVRRVTDATRIDDYVDAAFTAATSGRPGPAVLILPMDLLRKPAASSGRKANLGRYPLDRYRPSADSISAVAQMIAASRRPYVLAGGGVHLSGASEALARLSEVAAIPVATTNMGKGVIDETSPLSLGVFGNCTGPGTMPRHLEGLLVEADLIILAGTRTNQNGTDSWKSIPTSAKLVHIDIDPQEIGRTYETTRLMGDVKLTLEALSEELEGLDLPFASKRSLTVASEISHARGEVAKERALISAGSPGAIRPEAVMFELDKLLRPDDIVVADASYSTNWANTFLTARKNGARFLTPRGLAGLGWGFPMAIGAKAAVPGARVFALEGDGGFGHCWSELESARRMGLPVILIVLNNSILGYEYHAENVHYGVHTDACSFGSVDHAAIARATGCFGERVENPSDIAAALERAIAFTGPAVLDVITDANAFPPLSLFSGDNNPAARDFDEVGLS from the coding sequence GTGGCGCCGCCCGTCGAGACGGTAGCGGATGTCCTTGCCGCCGCACTAAGTAGGCATGAGGTCACGCATGTGTTTGGACAAAGTATTCCGGCCGCATTTTTTGTCGTGGCTCACAAATTCGGAATCCGGCAGGTCAGCTACCGTACCGAAAATGCCGGTGGTGCGATGGCCGACGGGTATGCGCGGATTTCCGGCAAGGTCGGTGTCGTTGCTGCGCAGAACGGCCCGGCTGCCACCTTATTGGTCGCCCCGCTCGCAGAAGCGCTCAAAGCCTCAGTGCCGCTCGTCGCTATCGTCCAGGACGTGCCGACCGGAACGGTCGACCGCAACGCCTTCCAGGAGCTTGACCATGTTGCGCTGTTCGGGCCGTGCGCGAAATGGGTTCGCCGGGTTACCGACGCGACTCGAATCGACGACTATGTCGACGCTGCATTCACAGCAGCGACGAGCGGACGGCCTGGGCCGGCGGTGCTGATTCTGCCCATGGACCTGCTGAGGAAGCCGGCTGCCTCGAGTGGTCGAAAAGCGAATTTGGGCCGTTATCCGCTTGACCGGTATCGTCCCTCGGCGGATTCCATTTCTGCCGTAGCGCAAATGATTGCTGCGTCCAGGCGACCTTACGTACTGGCAGGTGGCGGAGTCCACCTGTCGGGCGCAAGCGAGGCGCTTGCCCGACTGAGCGAAGTAGCAGCAATCCCAGTCGCTACGACAAACATGGGCAAAGGCGTAATCGACGAAACGTCGCCGCTGTCGTTGGGCGTGTTTGGAAATTGCACAGGCCCCGGAACCATGCCTCGCCATCTGGAAGGCCTGCTCGTGGAGGCGGACCTCATAATTCTCGCCGGCACGCGCACCAACCAGAATGGCACCGACTCCTGGAAATCAATCCCCACCTCGGCAAAACTGGTCCATATCGACATTGACCCACAGGAAATCGGCCGGACGTATGAAACTACCCGGTTGATGGGCGACGTAAAGCTGACTCTCGAAGCGTTGTCGGAAGAACTCGAAGGTCTTGACTTGCCATTCGCTAGTAAGCGCAGCCTTACCGTTGCCAGCGAGATTTCGCACGCCCGTGGCGAGGTAGCGAAGGAGCGCGCGCTAATAAGCGCTGGGAGTCCCGGCGCCATTAGGCCTGAAGCAGTCATGTTCGAACTCGACAAGCTGCTTCGCCCCGACGACATCGTCGTCGCCGATGCGAGCTATTCGACCAACTGGGCCAACACGTTCCTGACTGCACGAAAGAACGGGGCACGGTTCCTGACACCTCGTGGACTTGCGGGTCTGGGTTGGGGCTTCCCCATGGCTATTGGCGCCAAGGCTGCGGTGCCTGGCGCCCGGGTGTTTGCTCTTGAAGGGGACGGAGGCTTTGGGCACTGCTGGTCCGAGCTTGAGAGCGCGCGGCGGATGGGCCTGCCCGTCATCCTAATTGTGCTCAACAACAGCATTCTAGGATACGAGTACCACGCGGAAAACGTTCACTACGGGGTCCACACGGATGCATGCAGCTTTGGCAGCGTGGACCACGCGGCAATCGCAAGAGCAACTGGTTGCTTCGGCGAACGCGTTGAAAACCCCAGCGACATCGCCGCGGCGCTTGAGCGGGCTATCGCGTTCACCGGTCCCGCCGTGCTCGACGTCATTACTGACGCAAACGCATTTCCGCCACTGTCGCTTTTCTCTGGCGATAACAACCCGGCTGCAAGGGACTTCGACGAGGTGGGCTTGTCATGA
- a CDS encoding SDR family oxidoreductase, with protein MNMEQRKVSWVTGASSGIGLSVAQALVADGHFVVISARGEQGLSEALAELHKIGPNAAAVAVDVTVAADVKAAAARIESEHGRIGVLVANAGMNIGTRAWGEVSVEDFDRVTSINLNGVFYTIDAVLPGMREHSDGLVVNISSWAGRFISAKPGPAYSAAKAAVVAMTTSLNASEFRNGIRACALCPAEVATPAMLRRKIPPTDVELKRMLQPADVASAVRYVVSMPAHVCINELVISPVWNGAFGAP; from the coding sequence ATGAACATGGAACAACGGAAGGTTTCCTGGGTCACGGGCGCATCAAGCGGAATTGGGCTTTCTGTCGCGCAGGCGCTGGTTGCCGATGGCCACTTCGTAGTCATCTCAGCGCGCGGGGAGCAAGGCCTCTCCGAAGCACTCGCAGAACTGCACAAAATCGGACCGAACGCGGCAGCTGTTGCCGTTGATGTGACGGTCGCAGCAGACGTTAAAGCGGCTGCCGCGCGTATCGAATCCGAGCACGGCAGAATTGGAGTGCTCGTAGCGAATGCGGGTATGAACATTGGGACTCGTGCCTGGGGCGAGGTATCGGTCGAGGATTTCGACCGAGTCACCAGTATCAATCTCAATGGTGTGTTCTACACCATCGACGCGGTGCTGCCAGGAATGCGTGAGCATTCCGACGGCCTTGTCGTGAATATCAGCTCGTGGGCCGGTCGGTTCATTTCAGCGAAACCTGGGCCCGCGTATTCCGCAGCGAAGGCCGCGGTGGTCGCGATGACGACGAGTCTGAACGCGTCGGAGTTCCGAAACGGCATCCGCGCATGCGCTCTGTGCCCAGCGGAAGTCGCGACGCCCGCGATGCTGAGGCGGAAAATTCCTCCGACAGATGTCGAGTTGAAACGGATGTTGCAACCAGCGGATGTCGCATCTGCCGTCCGCTATGTCGTCAGCATGCCGGCACACGTTTGTATCAATGAACTCGTCATTTCCCCTGTGTGGAATGGCGCGTTCGGGGCTCCATGA